A stretch of Electrophorus electricus isolate fEleEle1 chromosome 3, fEleEle1.pri, whole genome shotgun sequence DNA encodes these proteins:
- the enpp5 gene encoding LOW QUALITY PROTEIN: ectonucleotide pyrophosphatase/phosphodiesterase family member 5 (The sequence of the model RefSeq protein was modified relative to this genomic sequence to represent the inferred CDS: inserted 2 bases in 1 codon), which translates to MPVIVMNKTRLVSCLLALLLPLSSWQEEHSKLLLVSFDGFRWDYVNRVPTPNFRALMEEGVQVEQVENTYITRXIPNHYTLVTGLHAESHGIVANEMYDPVLNRSFSMEGSEVYDSRWWEEAVPLWVTSQKAGRRSGAAMWPGSDVAIGGVYPTHYVPYNASMPFEVRVENLINWFSGNEAIDFGVLYWEEPDESGHNVGPESPLMDVVIKDIDIKLGFLRDELKRAGLYDSINLIVTSDHGMTQLSHDKVIELDTYVSQDLYTWIDKSPVVGILPREGKLDEVYNLLKNANPNMAVYKRDDIPDYLHYKHNVRIMPIIIEVKEAWTLVQNKTGYFMLGNHGYSNQLRSMHPVFVARGPLFRAGYTKSSMRSVDLYPLMCSILGIQPRPNNGSLGNVRDLLVETCTTMPTPTPVSREPSYAWAVGSLLGTALVIGFLISFVKQVTERRQLPLPLSNKEIFKPLLQDELRL; encoded by the exons ATGCCAGTGATAGTAATGAACAAAACCCGCTTGGTGAGTTGTCTTCTGGCCCTGCTGCTTCCACTGTCGTCTTGGCAGGAGGAGCACAGTAAGCTTCTGTTGGTGTCTTTTGATGGTTTCCGCTGGGACTATGTCAACAGGGTGCCCACACCTAATTTCCGTGCCCTTATGGAAGAGGGTgtgcaggtggagcaggtggagaacACCTACATCACCAG CATTCCTAACCACTACACATTAGTAACGGGCTTACACGCAGAGAGCCACGGAATTGTGGCCAATGAAATGTATGACCCAGTTCTGAATCGTTCCTTCTCCATGGAGGGCTCAGAAGTCTATGACTCACGTTGGTGGGAGGAGGCAGTTCCACTCTGGGTAACCAGTCAGAAGGCTGGACGGAGGAGCGGAGCTGCCATGTGGCCTGGATCGGACGTGGCCATTGGTGGAGTGTACCCAACCCATTATGTGCCATATAATGCATCTATGCCCTTTGAGGTGCGGGTAGAGAATCTCATAAACTGGTTCTCAGGAAATGAGGCAATTGATTTTGGGGTTCTTTACTGGGAAGAACCAGACGAGAGTGGCCATAATGTGGGCCCAGAGAGTCCACTTATGGATGTGGTCATTAAGGACATTGATATAAAGCTGGGTTTTCTCAGAGATGAGCTCAAAAGAGCTGGTCTTTATGACAGCATCAATCTCATTGTCACAAGTGACCATGGTATGACACAATTATCACATGATAAGGTAATTGAGCTGGACACCTACGTGAGTCAAGATCTCTACACATGGATAGACAAGAGCCCAGTGGTGGGCATTTTACCCAGAGAAG GTAAATTAGATGAAGTCTACAACTTGTTGAAGAATGCAAATCCTAACATGGCAGTGTACAAGAGAGACGACATTCCTGATTACCTACACTACAAACATAATGTTAGGATAATGCCGATTATTATAGAGGTCAAAGAAGCATGGACCCTTGTTCAGAACAAAACTGGATACTTTATGT tggGTAACCATGGTTATAGTAACCAACTGCGCAGCATGCACCCTGTGTTTGTTGCTCGTGGGCCATTGTTCCGTGCCGGTTACACCAAGTCCTCCATGCGCTCAGTTGACCTCTACCCCCTCATGTGTAGCATTCTTGGCATTCAGCCACGACCTAACAACGGCTCTCTGGGGAACGTGCGGGATCTCTTGGTGGAGACGTGTACCACCatgcctacacccacacccgtTTCCAGGGAGCCTTCCTACGCCTGGGCAGTCGGTTCGCTCCTGGGCACCGCGCTCGTCATTGGCTTTCTTATTAGCTTCGTCAagcaggtgacagagaggcggcagctccctctgcctctcagcAACAAGGAGATTTTCAAGCCTTTACTGCAGGATGAACTACGCCTTTAA